The Gracilibacillus caseinilyticus genome segment TTTTTTCGCGAAAATTTGTGTAGCAAATACAATACCTTTTAAATTAACGTCCATGATATTGTCCCATTCTTCCGTCGACAGTTCTAAGTAAGGAGTTGTGCTGTTCATGCCCGGCGCATTCAACAGAATATCCCAGCCGCCTGACCACGTCTCGATTTCTTTAGCTACTTGTTCAACCGTTGACAAATCGCTGACATCTGCTTTGAATGCTTTTGCGTCTCCACCAGTTGCTTCGATTTCCTGGACTACTTCTTCTGCTGTACTTAGATTACGTCCTACGATCGCAACTTTCGCACCTTGTTCTGACAACCCTTTCGCAATTGCAGCTCCTAATGTACTATTTCCACCTAAAGCCACTGCTACTTTTCCTGTTAAATCAAATAATTTACTCATCTGTTCATTCCCCTCTCCTGTTTATAGTAAATCGCCTTCAGCGTTAAATTCCCATTCGAACAAATCAGAACGTTTCTCTAAGCTTTGATGCGTTTCCACATCTGCCAACATATTTTCAGACACTTCTATTTCACCGATCTCCAGCGTATTCTTAATCCGTACCACTCTCGCTTTGGTAAAGTCGAGAATATTACAGGTTTTGATCGCTGCCTGGATTGCTGTTTTTTGATTCGGCATAGCGGTCGAGATATGTGTAGGTCCGACCACGGTTGATGTCAGTCCATTGGCATACGTTGCTTCACGATCCATCTTATCGACTAACCGCTGCGTCGTGAAATCGGCTGTACCTACTCCGTTTGCGTTTCCTTCTGTTTCCTCTGTCAAATCGAGTACCACCATCTTCGTGACCTCTGGTCCTCCATAAGCATATGGCGTCGGGTATCGTCCCGTTATGTTTGGATCCATCCCATCACCACTTATGTTCTTTCCAATCTCATCGATAATCAGAACATCAATCTGATCAAAGAATAATTTTGGTAAAGTTGTTTTGGCTAATTGTTGTAAATCCGGCTCGCGTTCCTCAATTTCTTCCGGTAACAGCACTTCCAATTTAGCCACTTTATCAAACGCATTCTCTACCGTCGCTACCGCAAACAGAATTGGCATTTTATCCAATATAATTTTTGCCATGGCTGGAACGTGCTCTGCCATATGTTTAAATCCTAACTGGTGACAGGCTTCTGCACCTTTTTGTTTTCCTAAACCGATACTGATCATTTTCATTATTCCACTTTCAACCGGTCCTCTGAATGCTGTATGCGGTTTCACTCGATTGATAACAACTATGCCATCTGCTTCTGAAGCAAGTTCATCAACATAGATCGGTAAGCCATTTTCTAGTTGATCAATTTGGATTACTTCCATCGATGAACGAATCTCAGCTCCGACAACCTCTTCTTTTACTCCGAGATGTTCAAGAACTGCCTTTTGACCCGATCCGGTAGCGCCTCCATGGCTTCCCATACATGGCACGATAAACGGCTTTGCGCCTTGTTCTTTTAGAAAATCAATCGTTCCTTTCGTTGTTTCTACGAGACGGTCGAGTCCACGGCTGCCAACTGCTACCGCTACCTCCATCCCTGGTGTTATGTTATTTTCCAATCCTTTCTGATTTAATTGCTGAGATAATACAGCACCTAAATCATCTACCTGTTCATCATTAAAGGACTGTTTTACCTTTGCCATTTTTGGGATCGGAATATGTTCAACAAGTTCATGTAAAATTCCCATCTTTCTCTCTCCTTTGCGTACTTCAGAATTTCGTTTACAGCAAGTTGTTCGCTACATAAATGACTATGGTAACCGTAACCATACTGGCTATGGTTGAAAAAAGCACGGTTTGTGCAGCTAGATCGGGATGGCTTTTGTATTCCTCTGCAATGACAGCACTATTGACGGACGTTGGCATAGCAGACGCGATCAATAATGCTTGTGCGATAACACCGTCTAACCGGAACAACAAAATAATTAAGAAGGCAACGACGGGTCCTCCAATTAATCGAATCGACATACTTGCATAAACTGAATATAAACCTTTTTTAAACTTAAACCTTGCCACCTGGGCGCCTAACGTCATTAAAGCTAAAGCTACCATCGAATCTGCAATATAGTTCGCAGAGACCCAAACAGGATCTGGAATAGGTACATTCCATGCATTTAACGCAACACCTGCAAGCATGGCATATAATACCGGCATTTTGAAATACCCTAAGGCTGCCTTCCATTTACCGTCTTTGGCTGCTCTTAATGAAAAGATACCATAGGAAAACAGGAAGATGTTTTGCAGCGTAAGGACAATAACCTGTATCGACATCGCAAAAGGATCACCACGAAACACAAGATCATTGACAGGTACACCATAATTACCAGAATTAAAGAACATAACACTATTAGCAAAAGTGGTTCGTTTCCCACCTTTAATCGCCATAACTTTGGCTACTACAATGGCTATTGCATATAAAATAACCACTAACAGAACAAAAAAGACGAATACATGTAAAAATAAATCAAAGCTGAATGTCGCCTCATACAAGCGGACGAAAATAAAAGCCGGAACAACAAAATAAATATTTAATTTCGCTAATGTTGCTAAGTCTAGTTGAAATTTAAGGTGTAAAGTAAACCCAATCGCTAACAAAATAAATATAGGTAGGATTACATCTTTGAAGATGACAAGAAACTCTGCCAAATAAAACCACTTCCTCACAAAATAACAACGTTGTTATTCACTATATTATCATACCCATACTAAAAAAGGAATGCTGTTTTTATTTTTTTCTTCCAACTATTGCTTTTTACGCGTAGTGGCCGGGACAAAAGAATGTTAAACAAATTAAAAGCCGAACCTAACATGACATGTCCTTAAACAAGATTCGTGCTACCTTCGGCTCTTATCTTGTTCTGTAAAGGTATACTGTGAAGTAAATTCTACAACAGATCGTGGAAAGCGTGAATCAAATGAATAGGGAAAACTTTTTATTCCAATTTGGTCATTTTGACATTTTTAATGTGCGTAGCAAAGCTCCGGAAATATGCTCCGCGTCCTGTGGGGCACGGATTCAGCTAGGCTACTACTTGAACAATTTCTTTGCTGTCTTGTGCCGAGGAAGCTTACTTAGAAGCATTACTTGCAGGCACAGACTAAGTGACTCTTCAACTCGCTCTGACGCATGCGGAGTCTCCGCATACTTCCTACGCTTAAAGGAAGTTCCTACAACGATTGGAACAGTTAAAAGCAGTAGTTCTAGGCATTATAAATTGCTTAATATAGTATGAACACGCGTTGATACCACTCCATATACTACCTCTTGCATCAATTGTAGAACAAGTACCATAGCTTCAGCCGTGCCCCGCAGGACGCGAAGTGGTTGGCAGGAGCGGTATCCTAGCATATAAACTATGTCAATATGGTCTCAACGCTAATTAACGACAGTATTAATTTAAATCTTAATTGTTCGCTTTCTAGCTTACTCATTTTTATTATATCCTCGCTACTCTCTCAATCCAACGCACTATTTGGTTACATCGATTGCTGCGGCTTGTGCCTTAAGACATAGTTCAGCAGCTTTGAATGCATGCTTTTGTGTCATCGCATTCTCTGTGCGATCAATACAGTCCTTAATTAATTCGCCGAAAAATGGATAACCCACCTTACCATTCAAATCAAAATGCTGCTCTCCTTTTTGATCGACTAAATACAGTTGATTCCCTCCTTTTTCGGTAGCTAAATCAACATATTTACGAATTTCAATCATTCCATCCGTTCCGATAATAAAGGTACGACCATCACCCCAGTTACTTAATCCATCCGGTGTAAACCAATCGACACGGAAAAATTGTGTTGCACCATTATCCCCTTTTAAAGTCGCATCACCATAATCGTCGAGTTCAGGATATTCAGAATGATTATAGTTTCCGATTTTACTATGCAATACTTCTGCATCCTCACAACCTGCGAAGAACAGAAATTGCTCAATCTGATGACTGCCTATATCGCATAAAATCCCGCCATATCGGTCCTTCTGATAAAACCAATCCGGGCGACTAGGCGCATTAAGGCGGTGCGGTCCGAAGCCGGTAATCTGAATAACTTTACCAATAG includes the following:
- a CDS encoding SDR family oxidoreductase, whose product is MSKLFDLTGKVAVALGGNSTLGAAIAKGLSEQGAKVAIVGRNLSTAEEVVQEIEATGGDAKAFKADVSDLSTVEQVAKEIETWSGGWDILLNAPGMNSTTPYLELSTEEWDNIMDVNLKGIVFATQIFAKKMVEQQRGGSIINISSVSSTTPLSKVFTYSASKAAINSVTQYLAREFAPHNIRVNAIIPGFFPAEQNRKILSEERINSIMGHTPMNRFGEPEELQGAAVYLASDKASGFVTGELLRVDGGFGSMTI
- a CDS encoding lactate racemase domain-containing protein; amino-acid sequence: MGILHELVEHIPIPKMAKVKQSFNDEQVDDLGAVLSQQLNQKGLENNITPGMEVAVAVGSRGLDRLVETTKGTIDFLKEQGAKPFIVPCMGSHGGATGSGQKAVLEHLGVKEEVVGAEIRSSMEVIQIDQLENGLPIYVDELASEADGIVVINRVKPHTAFRGPVESGIMKMISIGLGKQKGAEACHQLGFKHMAEHVPAMAKIILDKMPILFAVATVENAFDKVAKLEVLLPEEIEEREPDLQQLAKTTLPKLFFDQIDVLIIDEIGKNISGDGMDPNITGRYPTPYAYGGPEVTKMVVLDLTEETEGNANGVGTADFTTQRLVDKMDREATYANGLTSTVVGPTHISTAMPNQKTAIQAAIKTCNILDFTKARVVRIKNTLEIGEIEVSENMLADVETHQSLEKRSDLFEWEFNAEGDLL
- a CDS encoding AEC family transporter, coding for MAEFLVIFKDVILPIFILLAIGFTLHLKFQLDLATLAKLNIYFVVPAFIFVRLYEATFSFDLFLHVFVFFVLLVVILYAIAIVVAKVMAIKGGKRTTFANSVMFFNSGNYGVPVNDLVFRGDPFAMSIQVIVLTLQNIFLFSYGIFSLRAAKDGKWKAALGYFKMPVLYAMLAGVALNAWNVPIPDPVWVSANYIADSMVALALMTLGAQVARFKFKKGLYSVYASMSIRLIGGPVVAFLIILLFRLDGVIAQALLIASAMPTSVNSAVIAEEYKSHPDLAAQTVLFSTIASMVTVTIVIYVANNLL
- a CDS encoding Gfo/Idh/MocA family protein; the protein is MSNGDGMNYAPKGKPNPVVKEGEFVIAAVALDHGHIFGQCNGLVEAGATLKWVYDPDQEKVDRFLEKFPQARQAESVEQVLEDKEVQLVTAAAIPSERSALGNRVMRAGKDYFTDKTPFTTLEQLEATKKVVEETGQKYMVYFSERLHVESAVFAGQLIEQGAIGKVIQITGFGPHRLNAPSRPDWFYQKDRYGGILCDIGSHQIEQFLFFAGCEDAEVLHSKIGNYNHSEYPELDDYGDATLKGDNGATQFFRVDWFTPDGLSNWGDGRTFIIGTDGMIEIRKYVDLATEKGGNQLYLVDQKGEQHFDLNGKVGYPFFGELIKDCIDRTENAMTQKHAFKAAELCLKAQAAAIDVTK